CAACGTAGCAGGCTTCTGCTTCTTCATTCATATACACGTCTTTATACCCCACCTCCCTATTAGAGGATATGCCTTCCTCCACCTCATAAAGACGAATTCCTTGTGTGATTTTCGCCCACTCTTCCTTTAGGTACCCCGCAATCATATGCAGGCGATATTTAGAAATAGACCAATGGATATACACAGTGTCAGGTGCCGTTGGAATAACAGCTATAGAAGGGACTCGCTTCTCCTCTAAGATTGCTTGTCCTTGGGTTTGTTCAGCTAAAAAGTCTTTCTCCTGAGTTGTATAGCTCTCCCCTCTGTCCGTTTCCAATGGGTAGACAGCAGGATAAAAAGGTGGGCTAACAACCTTTCCCATGAACAA
The nucleotide sequence above comes from Brevibacillus laterosporus LMG 15441. Encoded proteins:
- a CDS encoding DUF4912 domain-containing protein, translating into MITRILQMRAQSLSLQEIATRCEMTIGQVRYQLHKFGLKSQAYKESCQSVAEESFINLFMGKVVSPPFYPAVYPLETDRGESYTTQEKDFLAEQTQGQAILEEKRVPSIAVIPTAPDTVYIHWSISKYRLHMIAGYLKEEWAKITQGIRLYEVEEGISSNREVGYKDVYMNEEAEACYVEHLQTGKQYVAEFGLYASGQFCPIMRSEKVRLTAYRYAVW